The Coffea eugenioides isolate CCC68of chromosome 8, Ceug_1.0, whole genome shotgun sequence genome has a segment encoding these proteins:
- the LOC113781597 gene encoding LOW QUALITY PROTEIN: cysteine--tRNA ligase, chloroplastic/mitochondrial-like (The sequence of the model RefSeq protein was modified relative to this genomic sequence to represent the inferred CDS: substituted 2 bases at 2 genomic stop codons), translated as MATTLLLKCYRPFLSPPHSPVPALLQKRVFVPTGACPNTRTVQSKIIRLRYFSSISTSNSANPQTRPGINSENGNIQPENNKQLWLYNTMSKQKELFKPKLAGKVGMYVCGVTAYDLSHIGHARVYVFFDVLYRYLRYMGYEVKYVRNFTDVDDKIIARANQLGEDPINLSRRYCEEFHYDMTHLQCLAPSTEPRVSDHLPQIIDMIKQILDKDFAYMIDGDVYFSVDKFPEYGRLSGRKLEDNRAGERVAVDSRKKHPADFALWKSAKEGEPFWESPWGPGRPGWHIECSAMSAAYLGYSFDIHGGGMDLVFPHHENEIAQSCAACDRSNVSYWMHNGFVTVDSEKMSKSLGNFFTIRQVLEVYHPLALRLFLIGTHYRSPINYSDVQLETASDRIFYIYQSLYDCENVLGEDDEATWKNVNPPETASCINEFHDDFLTSMSDDLHTPVVLAAMSDPLKTINDLIHTRKGKQRTLKTSESLAALAEAIEGMFXLFXELDANYGQALQQLREKALKRAKLTEDEVLQRIEERTTARKNKEYEKSDAIRKDLAAVGIALMDSPEGTTWRPAIPLALQEKLVAAT; from the exons ATGGCCACCACTCTCCTCCTCAAGTGCTATCGCCCCTTTCTCTCTCCGCCCCATTCCCCAGTCCCCGCCCTTCTTCAGAAAAGGGTCTTCGTCCCAACGGGCGCTTGTCCCAACACTAGGACAGTTCAGTCCAAAATCATTCGGCTTCGttatttcagctcaatcagtaCTAGTAATAGTGCTAATCCACAGACACGGCCAGGCATCAATAGTGAGAATGGGAATATACAGCCAGAGAATAATAAGCAGCTGTGGCTGTACAATACGATGAGTAAGCAGAAGGAGTTGTTCAAGCCCAAATTGGCTGGAAAAGTGGGCATGTACGTTTGTGGTGTCACCGCTTATGATCTTAGCCACATTGGCCATGCTCGCGTTTACGTCTTCTTCGATGTTCTCTATAG ATATCTCAGGTACATGGGATATGAAGTCAAGTATGTGCGCAATTTTACTGATGTTGATGACAAG ATTATTGCCCGTGCAAATCAGTTGGGGGAGGACCCAATAAATTTAAGCAGGCGATATTGTGAAGAGTTTCATTATGACATGACTCACCTTCAATGTCTTGCTCCTTCTACAGAGCCTCGTGTCTCTGATCATCTACCTCAAATTATAGATATGATCAAGCAG ATCCTTGATAAGGATTTTGCTTATATGATCGACGGTGACGTGTACTTCTCTGTAGACAAATTCCCGGAATATGGACGGTTATCTGGAAGAAAATTGGAAGATAATAGAGCAGGTGAGCGTGTAGCAGTGGACTCAAGGAAGAAACACCCAGCTGATTTTGCTCTGTGGAAA TCTGCAAAGGAGGGAGAGCCTTTTTGGGAGAGTCCCTGGGGTCCTGGAAGGCCTGGATGGCACATTGAATGCAGTGCCATGAGTGCTGCTTATCTTGGTTATTCATTTGACATACATGGTGGAGGGATGGATCTTGTGTTTCCGCACCATGAGAATGAAATTGCTCAAAGTTGTGCTGCATGTGACAGGAGCAACGTGAGCTATTGGATGCACAATGGATTTGTCACTGTTGATTCagaaaaaatgtcaaaatcaCTTGGAAATTTTTTCACAATTCGGCAG GTTTTAGAAGTTTATCATCCTCTGGCTTTGCGTCTTTTCTTGATTGGAACACACTACCGATCTCCGATCAACTACTCAGATGTTCAGCTTGAGACTGCATCTGACCGTATCTTTTACATATATCAG TCATTATATGATTGTGAAAATGTTCTGGGTGAAGATGATGAGGCAACTTGGAAAAATGTTAATCCACCAGAAACTGCAAGTTGCATCAATGAATTTCATGATGACTTCTTGACTTCGATGTCGGATGATCTTCACACTCCTGTTGTTCTGGCTGCAATGTCGGACCCTCTGAAAACAATCAATGATCTCATTCATACTCGCAAGG GAAAACAGAGAACACTAAAGACTAGCGAGTCCCTTGCAGCTCTGGCAGAAGCCATTGAGGGCATGTTTTGACTGTTTTAGGAACTTGATGCCAACTA TGGCCAGGCTTTGCAGCAACTGAGGGAAAAGGCACTGAAGcgggcaaagttgactgaagaTGAAGTTTTGCAGAGAATTGAAGAAAGAACTACAGccagaaaaaacaaagaatatGAAAAATCAGATGCAATTAGGAAGGACTTGGCTGCTGTAGGTATTGCTTTGATGGACAGCCCAGAGGGCACTACTTGGAGACCAGCTATACCACTAGCATTACAAGAAAAGCTGGTTGCAGCGACTTGA
- the LOC113781596 gene encoding heparanase-like protein 3: MASCAKAADKFAPNTLLYEMASLLNILGLCLWLFLTCQDSKKVVSQNITQGSLFIDGSASVGSTDANFICATLDWWPPEKCDYGGCSWGNASLLNLDLSNKVLLNAVKAFSPLKIRLGGTLQDKVVYQNADGPRSCNEFVRSIEMFGFTEGCLPMSRWDELNKFFTLAGAEVIFGLNALHGRTIGPGNNVIGPWNSSNAESLIRYTVSNNYTIYGWELGNELSGNGIGASVAADQYASDVIHLQNIVQDAYKDFQSKPLVLGPGGFFDAGWFSQFINEASNSLQAVTHHIYNLGPGSDDHLVDKILDPSYLDGGSQPFRDLQRVLKTSGASTKAWVGEAGGAYNSGRNLVTNTFAFSFWYLDQLGMASSYDTKTYCRQTLVGGNYGLLNTTTFVPNPDYYSALLWHRLMGRNVLATNLTAIKNLRAYAHCSKLSHGITVLLINLDAYATVQVGLSVQNTIPTNRTSIWLLHQHSRHGKFTRYNLDSSMRKEYHLTAKHGNIHSQIVLLNGKILSVDSSGTIPPLEPRTGYPSDPITVAPFSIVFADIPNILVPACK, from the exons ATGGCTTCTTGTGCAAAGGCTGCTGATAAGTTTGCTCCAAATACGCTACTCTACGAGATGGCCTCGTTGTTGAATATTCTGGGGTTGTGTCTATGGCTTTTCCTAACCTGCCAAGACTCTAAGAAAGTAGTTTCCCAGAACATCACTCAGGGCAGTTTGTTTATTGATGGCTCGGCCTCAGTTGGGTCGACGGACGCAAACTTCATTTGTGCTACATTGGATTGGTGGCCCCCTGAAAAATGTGACTATGGCGGTTGTAGCTGGGGGAATGCTTCTCTTCTCAATCTG GATCTCAGCAACAAGGTTCTGTTAAATGCAGTCAAAG CCTTTTCTCCCCTGAAAATTAGACTCGGAGGAACTCTGCAAGATAAAGTCGTCTACCAAAACGCAGATGGACCACGATCATGCAACGAATTTGTTAGGAGCATCGAGATGTTTGGTTTCACTGAAGGCTGCTTACCCATGTCAAGATGGGATGAACTTAATAAATTCTTCACATTAGCAGG GGCTGaggtcatttttggtttgaaTGCATTACATGGAAGAACAATAGGTCCTGGTAATAATGTTATAGGTCCCTGGAACTCCAGCAATGCTGAATCTCTGATAAGATATACTGTCAGCAACAACTATACCATCTATGGCTGGGAACTTG GAAATGAATTAAGTGGAAATGGAATCGGAGCAAGTGTTGCGGCAGATCAATATGCATCAGATGTGATTCATCTTCAGAATATCGTGCAAGATGCCTACAAGGACTTCCAGAGTAAGCCACTAGTCCTGGGGCCTGGAGGATTTTTTGATGCTGGATGGTTTTCCCAGTTCATTAACGAAGCTTCCAACTCTCTTCAAGCTGTTACTCACCACATTTACAACCTCGGTCCAG GAAGTGATGATCACCTGGTTGACAAGATACTCGATCCATCATACCTTGATGGTGGCTCGCAGCCATTCCGTGACCTTCAGCGCGTCCTCAAAACTTCAGGAGCCTCAACAAAAGCATGGGTTGGTGAAGCAGGAGGGGCATATAACAGTGGGCGTAATCTTGTAACTAATACATTTGCCTTCAGCTTCTG GTACTTGGATCAGCTTGGCATGGCATCCTCCTACGACACAAAAACCTACTGCAGACAAACACTGGTTGGCGGAAACTATGGTCTACTCAACACTACCACATTTGTCCCTAATCCTGATTATTACAG TGCTCTTCTTTGGCACCGTTTAATGGGAAGGAATGTCCTAGCAACAAACTTGACAGCCATAAAGAACCTACGTGCTTATGCTCACTGCTCAAAACTTTCT CATGGAATAACAGTCCTCTTGATCAACCTAGATGCTTACGCGACAGTTCAGGTTGGTCTCTCAGTACAAAATACCATCCCCACAAACAGAACCTCGATATGGCTGCTGCATCAACATTCCAGGCACGGAAAGTTCACAAGGTATAACCTTGATAGCAGCATGAGAAAAGAATACCACCTAACAGCAAAACACGGCAATATACACAGCCAAATAGTACTCCTTAATGGAAAAATACTTTCTGTGGACAGTTCTGGGACTATCCCTCCCCTAGAACCCAGAACAGGATACCCCTCAGACCCCATTACCGTTGCTCCTTTCTCGATTGTATTTGCTGACATCCCCAACATTCTTGTTCCTGCTTGTAAGTAG
- the LOC113779665 gene encoding ER membrane protein complex subunit 7 homolog, with amino-acid sequence MEGRGSSEIMVVLLRRRRRGLGLGRGLLPFVSLICLCFLLPPALAVASGNGDGYTINGRVKIPGASSLGFALPAKTSNVKVILNGGQEVTFLRPDGYFSFHNVPAGTHLIEVAAIGYFFSPVRVDVSARNPGKVQAALTETRKGLSELVLEPLREEQYYEIKEPFSIMSIVKSPMGLMLGFMVLVMFVMPKLVENMDTEEMKRAQEEMRNQGVPSFSSLLSGGQRSN; translated from the exons ATGGAAGGAAGAGGCAGCTCTGAAATCATGGTAGTATtattaagaagaagaagaagaggtcTTGGTCTTGGTCGAGGTCTTCTTCCATTtgtttctttaatttgtttatgCTTTCTCCTTCCTCCGGCCCTCGCCGTCGCATCCGG GAATGGAGATGGTTATACGATAAATGGCAGAGTCAAAATTCCAG GTGCCAGCTCTCTGGGATTTGCACTACCTgcaaaaacctcaaatgtcaaaGTCATACTGAATGGTGGTCAAGAAGTCACTTTTCTGCGGCCTGATGGATATTTTTCTTT CCACAATGTTCCTGCTGGGACTCATCTAATTGAGGTGGCCGCAATTGGATATTTCTTTTCTCCG GTTCGAGTTGATGTGAGTGCTAGAAACCCAGGTAAGGTTCAGGCAGCACTAACAGAGACTAGGAAAGGTTTGAGTGAGCTTGTGCTGGAGCCTCTAAGAGAGGAACAGTACTATGAG ATAAAGGAACCCTTCTCCATAATGTCTATAGTGAAAAGCCCAATGGGTCTGATGCTCGGGTTTATGGTTCTCGTGATGTTTGTAATGCCCAAACTAGTAGAGAATATGG ATACCGAAGAAATGAAACGAGCCCAAGAAGAAATGAGAAATCAGGGGGTTCCTTCTTTTTCAAGTTTGTTATCCGGAGGCCAGCGAAGTAACTAA
- the LOC113779850 gene encoding uncharacterized vacuolar membrane protein YML018C, with product MGWRYKAGLCLIATVVVIWVTSAEVTQGIFENYKQPFAVTYLGASLMVIYLPLAFLKDWICSLIRKRSGKTGKTVGSIGDSCAGADSPLKYIGDQKVFEMDIKGSLNRKHSEVDLSAQEEGKPLVSICTDGAENAKQEKEVSTREIAMYGFYIAPIWFITEYLSNAALARTSVASTTVLSSTSGLFTLFIGAYLGQDSLSVSKVVAVFISMAGVAMTTLGKTWAADDAQLNPSLNGKRTLVGDLFGLLSAVTYGLFTVLLKKFAGEEGERIDVQKLFGYVGLFTLVALWWLVWPLTALGIEPKFTIPHSAKMDEVVIANGLVGSVLSDYFWALCVVWTTPLVATLGMSLTIPLAMSADMVIHGRHYSAIYILGSVQVFAGFIIANLSDWFTRTLGL from the exons ATGGGTTGGAGATATAAGGCTGGTTTGTGTCTCATTGCTACCGTTGTTGTCATTTGGGTCACCTCTGCAGAAGTCACTCAG GGTATTTTTGAAAACTACAAGCAACCATTTGCCGTGACATATCTTGGGGCTTCTCTAATGGTGATTTATCTCCCACTAGCATTTCTAAAGGATTGGATTTGCAGTCTGATAAGAAAACGCTCTGGGAAAACTGGTAAAACTGTAGGGTCAATTGGTGATTCATGTGCTGGTGCGGATTCTCCTTTGAAGTATATTGGAGACCAGAAAGTCTTTGAGATGGATATTAAGGGATCTTTGAATAGAAAACACAGTGAAGTAGATCTTTCTGCTCAAGAAGAGGGAAAGCCATTAGTTTCTATATGTACAGATGGTGCTGAGAATGCTAAACAAGAAAAAGAGGTTTCCACGAGGGAAATTGCCATGTATGGATTCTATATCGCCCCTATTTGGTTTATTACGGAG TACTTATCAAATGCTGCCCTTGCACGTACAAGCGTTGCAAGTACAACAGTATTATCATCTACTTCAGGACTGTTTACCCTCTTCATTGGTGCATACCTGGGCCAAGATTCCTTAAGTGTATCGAAAGTAGTTGCTGTTTTTATTAGCATGGCTGGTGTTGCAATGACAACTCTAGGAAAAACTTGGGCAGCTGATGATGCCCAACTTAATCCTTCTTT AAATGGCAAACGTACTCTTGTTGGGGATCTTTTTGGCCTTCTATCTGCTGTTACATATGGACTATTTACTG TACTTCTCAAGAAGTTTGCTGGTGAGGAAGGAGAAAGGATTGATGTTCAGAAGCTGTTTGGATATGTTGGCTTGTTCACACTTGTAGCCCTATGGTGGCTCG TGTGGCCATTGACTGCCTTAGGCATAGAGCCTAAATTTACAATTCCTCACTCTGCTAAGATGGATGAAGTTGTTATTGCAAATGGACTCGTAGGAAGTGTTCTTTCGGACTACTTCTG GGCACTATGTGTTGTCTGGACAACTCCGCTGGTAGCCACCTTGGGCATGTCTCTTACAATCCCACTTGCCATGTCGGCTGATATGGTGATACATGGACGCCATTATTCAGCCATCTACATTCTGGGTTCGGTTCAG GTATTTGCAGGATTTATTATAGCCAATCTTTCGGATTGGTTTACCAGAACTTTGGGGTTATAG
- the LOC113779942 gene encoding hydroxyproline O-galactosyltransferase HPGT3-like, whose product MDQTLPTTSSKSDRRSKSKTPQASKPSLMMAFFSCLAWLYVAGRLWQDAETRTLLASLLKQNSAQRPKTLTVEDKLTVLGCKDLERRIVEAEMELTLAKSQGYLKSQFKQSGSAPGKKLLAVIGVYTSFGSRLRRNVFRVSWMPKGDALSKLEERGIIIRFVIGRSANRGDSLDRNIDEENRVTKDFLILDGHEEAQEELPKKAKFFFSTAVQMWDAEFYVKVDDNIDLDLEGLIELLQSRRGQESAYMGCMKSGEVVAEEGRPWYEPEWWKFGDQKSYFRHAAGSLFILTKNLSEYIYINSASLKTYAHDDTSVGSWMMGVQATYIDDSRLCCVNSRQDKVCSLA is encoded by the exons ATGGACCAGACGTTGCCGACGACGTCGTCCAAGTCCGATCGCCGATCGAAATCAAAGACTCCGCAGGCCTCCAAACCTTCCCTGATGATGGCCTTCTTCTCTTGTCTCGCTTGGCTTTACGTTGCCGGACG ACTCTGGCAAGATGCAGAGACTAGAACTCTATTGGCCTCTCTTTTGAAGCAAAATTCAGCTCAG AGACCGAAAACGCTGACAGTTGAGGACAAGCTAACGGTATTAGGATGCAA GGATTTGGAGAGGAGGATTGTTGAAGCTGAGATGGAGTTGACTTTGGCAAAGAGTCAAGGGTACCTGAAGAGCCAGTTTAAGCAAAGTGGTTCTGCTCCAGGGAAAAAGCTTCTGGCTGTTATTGGAGTTTATACCAGTTTTGGGAGTCGGTTGAGAAGGAACGTTTTCAGAGTGTCTTGGATGCCAAAAG GTGATGCATTGTCCAAGCTTGAAGAAAGGGGAATCATCATACGATTTGTAATTGGTCGGAG TGCTAATCGAGGTGACAGCTTGGATCGCAACATTGATGAGGAAAATCGTGTCACGAAAGATTTCTTGATTCTT GATGGCCATGAGGAGGCTCAGGAGGAGTTGCCCAAGAAGGCCAAATTTTTCTTTAGTACTGCTGTCCAGATGTGGGATGCAGAATTTTATGTAAAAGTGGATGACAATATTGATCTTGATCTTG AAGGACTGATTGAACTTCTTCAGAGCCGACGTGGTCAAGAAAGTGCTTATATGGGATGCATGAAATCAGGAGAAGTGGTTGCTGAAGA GGGAAGGCCATGGTATGAACCGGAATGGTGGAAATTTGGGGATCAGAAATC GTACTTCCGGCATGCTGCTGGTTCACTTTTCATACTCACCAAAAATTTGTCCGAGTATATTTACATCAACAG TGCATCTTTGAAGACTTATGCTCACGATGACACATCTGTGGGGTCGTGGATGATGGGTGTTCAAGCAACTTACATAGATGACAGTCGCTTATGCTGTGTTAACTCCAGACAAG ATAAGGTATGTTCGTTAGCATGA